The Polyangium mundeleinium genome contains the following window.
GCCCGAACGAGGCCACGGAGGCGTGCTCGAAGAGCCCGTCCCGCGTCCACGCAGCCGCGAGCAGCGCGCGCTCGTCGGCGGAGAGATCGTCGATGTTCGGAGCCATCGCCTCCGGGCTGCGAGCGCCGGAAGCGAAGGCGCCGCGGACGGGTGCGGCTGTGCGGGGAACCTCATTCACGAGGAAGGGACGACCGCCGAGGCACCGGGGCTGGAACACCGTATCGTAGCAACACTGGCCATTCTCGAATGTGCCATCCGATTTCATGGTGTACATGCCGAAGGAATCATCAAGGGTGGCCTTGGCCTCGGCCTGCGAAGGACACATCACGGGGGCGGCTCCACCCGCGCCGCCAGCGCCGCCAGCGCCTCCGCTTCCGCCAGCGCCTCCGCTTCCGCCGGTTCCCTGGGATGCCTCGGGCCAAGCAAAACACGCCCGCTTCTCGGCCGGCTGTCCGCAAGGACCGCCGCTGGATTCTTGGACGACGCAGCCCGAGAGCACGCCCACCGTGGCGGGGAGCGCGGCGGCGACGAGCGCGACCAGCCGGCGCGCGAGGTTCCGGCGGAAGTCCTGCGGAGCATTCATGAATGACCTCGTGGTTAAGAAAGTTTCTGCGTGATGCAGTGCGCGCGCATCGTACGGCGATTCCCTTCGAAAGGCGAGGTCGACCTGGGAGAAGATGGTTCGAACGTGCGCGCCCGTGCTCACGACGCTTCCCATATCGGAAGATATGGGAAGAGGCTTGATATATCGGTCATTTTCTGGTGGCGATGGATTCGTCGGCTTCGTCTTCGAGAAGGTCCTGCGAAATGAATGCTTGGCGTCCGCGCCAGGGTGGGAAGCCCATGGTCGGCCCCTTTTGTCCCGCGGCAGTCGCGGACGAGGTGCAGCACACGCTGGGCCCGTCCTCACCGATCGAATCAACTCGCTCGCCCGGGACCGCGATCGGCGGGTCGGGCGAATCCTGACGCAAGTTACGTAGCCATCGGAAAAACCCACCACGATCGTTTGATGTCGCACGATCCGAGCATCGAGTCTCCGCTTTTGCCCGGCGGACTCTTCGGATAGCCTCGGTCGTCGGACGACATGGCAGCGATCCAACTGTACTGCCCCTTCTGCGGTCAGAAGTTATCCATCGAGACTGAAGCATTACGCGTGCAGACGACGTGCCCGCGTTGCGCAAAGAGCTTCGTGCCGATCGACGCGATTCCGCGCGACCAGACCTTGCCAGCGATCAAGGTCTCCGGCGTGGTCGACGCCGAAGCGCCGCCGCCGCCCGCCGAGGCGAAAGCGCCCGCGAAGAAGCCCAGTTCGCTGGCCGGGCAAGTGGATACCATCCTGCTGCCGCCGAATGGAGGCCCGCTGCCGATCGTCACCGGCGCGCAGCGGCCCGCCGCGCCGGAGCCGGCCCCCAAGGAGTTCGCGCAGGAGCCCGCGCCGACCACAGCGACGAACGCTTTGCCGGCCCCCACAGCGCCGCCGGTCCTCGACGGGCCGACGTTGATCCGCACCGCGCCGCCGGAGCCCACCGCGAATGCACCGGAAAAGGCCGACGCGCTCGCGGCGACCGTCCCCGTTGATCCTCCGGCTCCCGAGCCCCCGGCCGTCGCGCCCAAAACCCTCGAAGTGACCGTGCCCGCGGCTCCGTCGGTCGAAACTACGGCGCCCGCCGCGTCCGAGGATCTTCCGCAAGTGGCCTCCGACGGATTGGCTGCAACGGTGACCGCCGAGCCCGAGGCCCCGGCCGTCATTCCGCCACCGCCCCCGAAGCCGGCGCCTACAGAAAGCGCGATCCCCGCGGAGCTCGCCGCGTGCGCGTCGACGCTCCTCGGCTCCGTGAGAGTGAGCGGCTCGAAGGCGCTCGGATTCGAGCACGTAGCCCTCGTCGCGGCCCTCGCCGCCGTCCTCTCGATCGTGCTGCTCGTGGTCACGAACGTCGGCGCGTTGCGGGTGCTCGGCGCGTTTTTCGGGACAATCACGCTCGCGGCGGTGCTGCTCGCGGGCGCGGCATTCTGGCTCGTCCGATCGCGGAGGGACGCCTCCGCGCCGCCCGCCCTTTCGCAACGAGCGCGCCTCGCGCTGATCGGAGGCGTGGTCGGCTCGCTCGCGCTCGGGTCCGCGATCACGGGTATCCTCGCGGCGACGACCGGGGGTCCCGGCGAGTTGCTCCACGCCAACCACCTGCCGCCGCCGAAGCTCCCGCCCAAGCCGGAGCTGCCGCCCGAGCAGCGCGCCGATTTCAAGCTGAAGCGCGAGGGCCACGTCTTCGTGAACGGCGGGCTCCTGCACGTCCCGCCGAAATTCCGCTCGGACGACGGCGCGTTCGACCTGTACATGCATTTCCACGGCAATACGAACCTCGTCGAGGAGAGCGCCACCTCGGCCGGGCTGAACGCGCTCGTGTACACCGTGAACCTGGGCAATGGCTCGGGGCCGTACGAGGACAAGTACTCGGTCGTGGGCGTACTCGACCAGACGATCGAGAAGATCCAGGACACAGCGAAAAAACAAGGCCTGCGCGACGCCAGGGTGCGGCGCGTGGCGCTTGGCTCGTGGAGCGCGGGGTATGGGGCGCTCGCGAAGCTGCTCGACATCACGAAGAACGTCGAGCGAATCGATTCGGTACTGGTGCTCGACGGGATCCACGCCGCGTACCTCGACCCGAAAGCGAAGACGGTCGACCCCGTCCGGCTCTCGCCGTTCTTGCGATTCGCGAAGCTCGCGTCCGAGGGAAAGCGGCTCTTCACAATCACGCACTCGAACATCGGCGGCACGGAGTACGCGAGTTCGGCGGAGAGCGCGGACGCGCTCCTGCGCGAGGTGGGCGCCGAGCGAGCCCCGGCGCAGGCGACGCCGCCGCGCGTGACCACGAAGACGGCGCTCGCCGCGTTCAACAAAGGGGCGCAGGAGACGAGGCTCGAGCAGACGACGGAAGGCAAAAAAGGCGGGTTGCACGTGCGTGGTTATTCGGGACAAACACCCGATCAGCACATGGCGCACCTCGTGCAAATGTCCGTGACCGTGCTGCCGGAGCTCGCCGAGCGCTGGAAGGAATGAGGGTCCGCGGGAGCACGTGAGCGAATGAATGGGAGCGCTTCGGTTCGTGCCCTCAGCGCGCTTGCCCTCGCGGCGGTTTGCCTTTCCACGTGCACGCGCCCCCGAGAGCTCCCGCCGTGCGACGAATCCCCCGCTCTCCCCGTGATGTTGAAGGATCCCGCCGCCGCCGTGATCGTCGCGGCGGGTGATATCGCCGAGTGTCCCGGGGGGCGGCAGGAGGAGACAGCGGCGCTCGTCGAGCAAATCGGGCCGGACGCGGTGTTCACGCTCGGCGACACCACGTATCCGAACGGCGCGCTCGACGAGTTTCTCGATTGTTATCACCCGAGCTGGGGCAAGTTTCGCCCAATCACGCGCGCGGTCGTGGGCAACCACGAGTACCACGCGCCGCGTGCCGGGCCGTTCTTCGCTTATTTCTGCGGCGGCGCGGGGGCGCCTTTCGAGGGGCGCGCGAGCTTCGACATCGGAGCCTGGCACGTCGTGATGCTGAACTCCAATTGCGGCGGCGACCTCGACGTCCCTTCCTCGGTCCCCGATGATTTCGGCGGTTGCGGGCCGGACTCCCCGCAGATGCGCTGGCTCAAAGAAGACCTCGCGGCGCACCCGTCGCGCTGCACACTCGCGATGTGGCACCACGCGCGGTTCACCTCCGGCGAGCACGGGAGCGCCGAT
Protein-coding sequences here:
- a CDS encoding metallophosphoesterase family protein — encoded protein: MLKDPAAAVIVAAGDIAECPGGRQEETAALVEQIGPDAVFTLGDTTYPNGALDEFLDCYHPSWGKFRPITRAVVGNHEYHAPRAGPFFAYFCGGAGAPFEGRASFDIGAWHVVMLNSNCGGDLDVPSSVPDDFGGCGPDSPQMRWLKEDLAAHPSRCTLAMWHHARFTSGEHGSADSMRDSWRILQDAGVDVVLAGHAHLYERFAPMDADGQVDVVRGMRGFVVGTGGKVPLHAAFEVHAGSEIRNTDTLGVLRLELRSEGYAWRFVPVSGGSFTDEGAAPCHD